GACCCGGCAGCCCGGGTCCGCGCGCAGGGCGGCGGCGGCGATGCTGAGCAGCGGGGTGACACCGCTGCCCCCGCCGATCAGCACATGGTGCGCGCCCGCCTCCTCGACCAGGGTGAAGTGGCCGGTGGGCGGCGAGACTTCGAGCAGGTCGCCGACGGCCAGCGCGGTCGTGGCGTACTCGGCGAAGCCCCCGGGGCCCAGGTACTTGACCACCAGCCGCAGGCCCCGGCGCTCCCCCGGCGGCAGGCAGACGGAGTAGCTGCGCCGCAGTTCGCGCCCGGCCTGGTGCGAGCGGACGAGAACGTGCTGCCCGGGACGGTGGGCGAAGGTCTCGGCCAGCCGGTCCGGGAGGTCCAGGGTGATCGCCGTGGCCCGGTCGCCGACCGGCTCGGTGCGGCTGACCCGCAGCGGGTACCAGCCGGTCCGGCGCGGCCGTCCCTCGGCGGGGACGGCGGCAGGAGTGGCAGCGGTCGTGGTCATGAGTATCCGTCACACCGCCTTCAACTGGGCGAAGGTCTCCCGGCAGGCGGTGCAGACCAGGACGGACTGGCAGCGGGTCGCCCCGAACGGACTCTGCGGCCTGGTGGCCGAGGAGCCGCAGTGCGGGCAGGGCACACCGGTGCCCAGCCGCAGGGTCGGCGGCGCGTCGGCCGGACCGGGGGGCGCGATGCCGTGCTCGACGAGTCGGCTGCGGCCCTCCTCACTGATCCAGTCGCTGCTCCAGGCCGGCCGGAGCACCTGCCGCACCCGTCCGCCGGGGTGGCCGGACACCTCCAGCACCGCCAGGATCTCGGACTCGATCACCGTCAGCGCGGGGCAGCCGAGGCGGGTGGGCGTGATCAGCACCTCCAACCGGCCGTCGGCGGCGCGCTCCACGGCTCGCACGATGCCCAGGTCGTCCAGGGTGAGCACGGGCAGTTCGGGGTCGGGCAGAGCACCGACCCGCGCCCGGACCTGCGACAGCGGCAGTGCTAGCGACAGTGGCAGTGGCGTGGGCTCGGTCACCAGTTGCCCCCGGGATACTGCAGCCGTACCGATCGGAACTCGGCCAGCAGCGGCTCCAGCGCCTCGGTGTGCCGTCCCGAACGGCCGCCGGTGGCGGGCCGGTCGGGGCCGGGCGGGGTCAGCCGGGCCCGGTCCAGCACCTCGGCCACCCCCAGCGCCCAGTCCGAGCGCAGCCGTTCGGGCGCGACCGCCGAACCCGCCGCGTCCAGCCGCCGGACCCGGTCGTCGGTCTCGAACAGTTCCGCCGCGTAGGGCCAGACCAGGTCGAGCCCGGCCTGCATCCGGCGGCGGCTCTCGGCGGTGCCCCGGCCCAGCCGCACCGTCCACTGGTCGGCGTGCATCCGGTGGTACTCGGACTCCAGGGCCGCGTGCGCGCCGAGTCCGGCCAGCACCTCGTCGGAGGTCTCCGCCAGGGCACGGTGGAGCAGGGTGCTGTAGTGCGCCCAGAGCAGCTGCCGGGCGACGGTCTGCCCGAAGTCCCCGTTCGGCAGCTCCACCAGCAGGCAGTTGCGGAAGGCACGGACGCTCCGCCCGTAGGCGAGGTCGTCCTCGCTGCGCCCGGTGCCGTCCAACTGCCCGCTCCGGGTGAGCAGGGTGCGGGCGTGGCCGAGCAGGTCGAGGGCGATGTTGGCGAGCGCGAGGTCCTCCTCGATGGTGGGCGCCCGGGTCACCCAGCCGCAGAGCCGCTGGCTGAGGACGAGGGCGTCGTCGCCGAGCGCCAGCGCGTACCCGGCCAGGTCCGGGTCGCGGGTCGGTGCCACGGTCGCGGTCGGGTTCGCGGTCGGGTTGCGGTCAGCCGTCATGGCTGCCCTCCCCCGGGGCCGGGACATCGCCGCCGCCGTCCGCGTCCGCGTGCCCTTCCGCGCGCCCGTCGGCGTTGAGTGCCACATAGTGCTCCGGGTAGCGGTAGGGCTTGCCGGCCGCGTTGCTGAAGAAGGGGTCCTTCTCGCTCGGCGAGGTGGCGTGGACGGCGTCGCTGCGCACCACCCAGAGCGAGGCCGGGTCGCCGCGCCGGGTGTACAGGTCACGGGCGTTGGCCAGCGCCATCGCGGCGTCCGCGCCGTGCACGGAGCCCACGTGCTGATGGGCCAGGCCCCGGCGCGGCCGGACGAAGACCTCCCAGGGGGTCGGCCGCCGGACC
The Streptacidiphilus albus JL83 genome window above contains:
- the paaD gene encoding 1,2-phenylacetyl-CoA epoxidase subunit PaaD, which codes for MTEPTPLPLSLALPLSQVRARVGALPDPELPVLTLDDLGIVRAVERAADGRLEVLITPTRLGCPALTVIESEILAVLEVSGHPGGRVRQVLRPAWSSDWISEEGRSRLVEHGIAPPGPADAPPTLRLGTGVPCPHCGSSATRPQSPFGATRCQSVLVCTACRETFAQLKAV
- the paaB gene encoding 1,2-phenylacetyl-CoA epoxidase subunit PaaB, with the protein product MSSSPPVRRPTPWEVFVRPRRGLAHQHVGSVHGADAAMALANARDLYTRRGDPASLWVVRSDAVHATSPSEKDPFFSNAAGKPYRYPEHYVALNADGRAEGHADADGGGDVPAPGEGSHDG
- the paaC gene encoding 1,2-phenylacetyl-CoA epoxidase subunit PaaC → MTADRNPTANPTATVAPTRDPDLAGYALALGDDALVLSQRLCGWVTRAPTIEEDLALANIALDLLGHARTLLTRSGQLDGTGRSEDDLAYGRSVRAFRNCLLVELPNGDFGQTVARQLLWAHYSTLLHRALAETSDEVLAGLGAHAALESEYHRMHADQWTVRLGRGTAESRRRMQAGLDLVWPYAAELFETDDRVRRLDAAGSAVAPERLRSDWALGVAEVLDRARLTPPGPDRPATGGRSGRHTEALEPLLAEFRSVRLQYPGGNW